The sequence TCCGACTCAAAGTTATAATTCGTTCCCGTGTCATTGTCAAAGTCATTGTGTATCGATGAAAACTTAAATTAGTAATCTGATAGAAAAATCAACCAAACTCAGTCCATTGTACAACGTACCGCATCGGTTCACAAGCGTCATTGTGACTGTTTCCGACAAAAGACCGTCTCAGTCCATGATATGTATGCCTAAGAAGATCCGTGTGGGTGAATAGCTTACTCTTTTTCCCTCCAATATTACAAGGAGGTTACAGTCGTTTGGTTTCCCGACCGCCGTCCCGAGTAAACCTTTCTCATTGAATTAGAATAATTCCGCCGCATCCCAGCTGTCTGCTGCCGATACGCTGATAGTTCGTCTGATCGCCCCGGAGGCATGTATGCCTGCGCGGCGATCAGACGAATCAGCCGAAGAAGAACGGCAGCCTCCCTGACCAGTAGGATATGTCCAAAAAGAAATTCGATACGGCCGAACCGATGGCAATGCTCAGCAGTATATACAGCAGCTGGGTTTGGAAGACCCGGTTCTTGCGGATGATCGCCTGCGGCATGATGGCCTGCAGCGCGTAGAATGAGATGCCGATGAAAAAGATGTGAGATCCGATCGCAAGGAGCGGATTGACCCCGTAGATATCCATATGCTTCGTCTCTCCCTGCCTGCCCGGATGCTGTCCGGGTTGGTTTGTACGCTAAAAAACCGGACAGAAGGAAACCCTTCTGCCCGATTCGGTGTGATCCGCCTTACATGCCGGAAACTTTGATGCGGTTGATGGCCCGGCGCAGACTGAGTTCCGCCTGCTTGGCTTCCAGTGCGTTCGTCTTCTGCTGAAGAGCGACTTCCGCCTTCTTGCGCGCCATTTCGGCACGCGCCAAGTCGATATGCGAAGCAAGCTCCGCACTCTGGGCAAGGACGGTCACGACGTCAGGACGGACTTCAAGGAAGCCTCCGTTGACTGCGACGTGATCGGTTTCATTGCCGTTCTTCAGACGCAGCGCGCCGATGTCGAGCGGTGCCACCATGGCGATGTGACCGGGCAGGACGCCCAGTTCGCCGGTTTCGGTGACCGCTATGACCATATCCGCTTCTGTTTCCATGACAGGGCCGTCGGGAGTGACGATATTGACTTTTATCTTCATGACTTTCCC comes from Sporosarcina trichiuri and encodes:
- a CDS encoding DUF1146 family protein; translated protein: MDIYGVNPLLAIGSHIFFIGISFYALQAIMPQAIIRKNRVFQTQLLYILLSIAIGSAVSNFFLDISYWSGRLPFFFG
- a CDS encoding F0F1 ATP synthase subunit epsilon — encoded protein: MKIKVNIVTPDGPVMETEADMVIAVTETGELGVLPGHIAMVAPLDIGALRLKNGNETDHVAVNGGFLEVRPDVVTVLAQSAELASHIDLARAEMARKKAEVALQQKTNALEAKQAELSLRRAINRIKVSGM